The following are from one region of the Mus caroli chromosome 13, CAROLI_EIJ_v1.1, whole genome shotgun sequence genome:
- the LOC110308105 gene encoding histone H2B type 1 isoform X1, which translates to MPEPAKSAPAPKKGSKKAVTKAQKKDGKKRKRSRKESYSVYVYKVLKQVHPDTGISSKAMGIMNSFVNDIFERIAGEASRLAHYNKRSTITSREIQTAVRLLLPGELAKHAVSEGTKAVTKYTSSK; encoded by the coding sequence ATGCCTGAGCCCGCCAAGTCCGCTCCCGCCCCGAAGAAGGGCTCCAAGAAGGCCGTGACCAAGGCCCAGAAGAAGGACGGCAAGAAGCGCAAGCGCAGCCGCAAGGAGAGCTACTCGGTGTACGTGTACAAGGTGCTGAAGCAAGTGCACCCCGACACCGGCATCTCCTCCAAGGCCATGGGCATCATGAACTCGTTCGTGAACGACATCTTCGAGCGCATCGCAGGCGAGGCGTCCCGCCTGGCGCATTACAACAAGCGCTCGACCATCACGTCCCGGGAGATCCAGACGGCCGTGCGCCTGCTGCTGCCCGGGGAGCTGGCCAAGCACGCAGTGTCCGAGGGCACCAAGGCCGTCACCAAGTACACCAGCTCCAAGTGA